The Mycolicibacterium aichiense region GCCGGCCATCGCTGATTCCGAGCGCACCTGGATCTCGCCGACCGCGCCCGGCCCGACCGGTTCGCCGGTATCCGTCGACACGATGCGCACCGCGGGGATCGGCCGCCCGACGGTGTCGAGCCGGGCCATATCGCGCGGGCAGCACGCGATCACCGGTACCTCGCTGGTGCCGTATGCCGAGATCCAGCCGACGCCGGTGCGTTCGGTCACGGCCTCGGCGACGCTGGTGGTGACCGGGGTGGCGCACCACATGATGTAGCGCAGCGACGACAGGTCGTAGGTGTCGAGCTTCGGATGCGAAGCGATCGCCAATGCGATTGGCGCGACGGCCATTTCGACGGTGATGCGGTCATCCTGGATGCACTGCAGCATGGTGTCGATGTCGAACCGGCGATGCAGCCGCATCCACGCGCCGGCGTCGAGCACGGTGGCGATGTTGAGCAGGCCGAGGATGTGCGACGGCGGTGTGACGATCTGCATGCGATCGACTGCCGTCAGGCCAAGAGCCTGACGCCAGTGCCGGATGCTCGCGGCCAGCGAACCATGAGTGTGCCGAACCGCTTTGGGCATACCCGTGGTCCCCGAGCTGAACACCAGTACGGCATCGGAGTCAGCCGCGTACTCCACCGGGGAGGGCTCCCCCGGGCTGATCGGATCGTCGAGGCTGAGCATCGGCATCAGGTCGGCCAACAACGGGCTGTCACCGACGGCATGGTCGGCGCGGGATACGTCGAGCGCATGGCCGATGTCGGCCGCTTTCCAGGCTGGGCTGATCAACACCGCGGACGCACCGAGGCGCCAGATGGCGTGCACGGCGAAAATGAACTCGGGCCGGTTCGACGACATCAGCGCGATGCGCTGCCCGGCCCGCACGCCACGGCTCGCGAGAGTGCCTGCCAATCCCGCAGACAGCGCATCGACCTGAGATCGTGTGTAGATGCGGTCCTCGAAGGCAAGCACTCTCACGTCGCTCACGGCTCAGTCCGCTCGCACATGGTCAGTGACAATCCCATCTACAGGTCAACAAACGAGAACATACTATCGCCAGTAGAGAACTGTATTCTCATCTGGGTAGAATGATACTGCGCGAACGCTGAGGAGAGAAGTGAGCACGGCGACGATCACGCTGGACGGTAAGACGGTGACCATGCCGGTCAACAACGGCGAGACGGTGCTGGAGACCGCCCGACGCGCCGGACTGACCCCGCCCTACAGCTGCGAAGCCGGTAACTGCGGAACCT contains the following coding sequences:
- a CDS encoding class I adenylate-forming enzyme family protein, giving the protein MSDVRVLAFEDRIYTRSQVDALSAGLAGTLASRGVRAGQRIALMSSNRPEFIFAVHAIWRLGASAVLISPAWKAADIGHALDVSRADHAVGDSPLLADLMPMLSLDDPISPGEPSPVEYAADSDAVLVFSSGTTGMPKAVRHTHGSLAASIRHWRQALGLTAVDRMQIVTPPSHILGLLNIATVLDAGAWMRLHRRFDIDTMLQCIQDDRITVEMAVAPIALAIASHPKLDTYDLSSLRYIMWCATPVTTSVAEAVTERTGVGWISAYGTSEVPVIACCPRDMARLDTVGRPIPAVRIVSTDTGEPVGPGAVGEIQVRSESAMAGYLPAEATDEAFDDGWYRTGDLGFLDDGWLRITDRLKEMVKVRGFQVAPAEVESVLHGHPAVADCAVFGVPDEADGEAVIAAVTVAEPVSAEELDALVAQKLASYKRPRDIVFVPEIPRLPSGKALRRVLKEQYGCTPDQ
- a CDS encoding 2Fe-2S iron-sulfur cluster-binding protein, whose translation is MSTATITLDGKTVTMPVNNGETVLETARRAGLTPPYSCEAGNCGTCIATLTDGRVTMRVNEVLDDSEIDDGLILTCQGVPESDVTVTYDD